In Thiospirochaeta perfilievii, a single window of DNA contains:
- a CDS encoding DNA recombination protein RmuC produces the protein MTNILLGVLILVVIVNIILTIKRKVNIDIKPQLKELEDQILKFDILLEKSNKDIKEDFKTNRTEINEQAKNNREEQSTTLNSFKESQIITINSFKEEFKTNTKDLGELLEKNFTKFSMNQQDLNKNTTENIKEIKDLLQTRFTEFNKQNTDANKDSEIRLKEIKESIEKHLNHLREENTKQINEMRNTVDEKLQSTLEKRIGESFKQVSERLELVHKGLGEMQTIATGVGDLKKVLSNVKTRGILGEYQLGNILEEILSPQQYSHNVATKKGSQANVEYAVVLPGKSDEKEVWLPIDSKFPIENYERLVTAYDEGDTVGIELSRKNLIKSIESFAKDISTKYLDPPHTTDFAIMFLPVEGLFAEVLREPGIVETLQKKYKISVTGPTTLSALLSSLNMGFRTLAVQKKSSEVWKVLEEVKTEFVKFEDHLEKVHKQISSAANSIDHLKNTRTNAIIRKLKDVGTLEIEESTLNLEEVLS, from the coding sequence ATGACAAATATTTTATTAGGTGTATTAATTCTTGTAGTTATAGTTAATATAATTCTGACTATAAAGCGAAAAGTTAATATAGACATTAAACCCCAGTTAAAAGAATTGGAAGATCAAATATTAAAATTTGATATTTTATTAGAAAAATCAAATAAAGATATTAAAGAAGACTTTAAAACTAATAGAACAGAGATAAATGAACAGGCTAAGAATAATAGAGAAGAACAATCTACTACGTTAAATTCCTTCAAAGAATCTCAGATAATAACAATTAACTCTTTTAAAGAAGAGTTTAAAACTAATACTAAGGATTTAGGAGAACTTTTAGAAAAGAACTTCACTAAGTTTTCAATGAACCAACAAGATCTAAACAAAAATACTACAGAAAATATTAAAGAAATTAAAGATCTATTACAGACTCGATTTACAGAGTTTAATAAACAAAACACAGATGCGAATAAAGATTCTGAAATTAGATTAAAAGAGATAAAAGAATCAATTGAAAAACATCTTAATCATTTGCGAGAAGAGAATACTAAACAGATTAACGAAATGAGAAATACAGTAGACGAGAAACTTCAATCCACTTTAGAAAAAAGAATAGGGGAATCTTTTAAGCAGGTAAGCGAAAGACTTGAACTTGTTCATAAAGGTCTAGGAGAAATGCAAACAATAGCAACAGGTGTTGGAGATTTAAAGAAGGTCTTATCTAATGTTAAAACGCGAGGTATTCTAGGTGAATATCAATTAGGGAATATTTTAGAAGAGATTTTATCACCTCAGCAGTATTCGCATAATGTTGCTACAAAAAAAGGTAGTCAGGCTAATGTTGAGTATGCGGTAGTATTACCTGGGAAGTCAGATGAAAAAGAGGTGTGGTTACCAATTGATTCTAAATTTCCAATTGAAAATTATGAAAGGCTTGTAACAGCTTATGATGAAGGTGATACTGTAGGGATAGAACTTTCAAGAAAAAATCTAATTAAATCTATTGAGAGTTTTGCAAAAGATATTTCAACTAAATATCTTGATCCTCCACACACCACAGATTTTGCAATTATGTTTTTACCAGTAGAAGGTCTTTTTGCAGAAGTATTAAGGGAACCAGGTATTGTAGAAACGTTACAAAAAAAATATAAAATCTCTGTAACAGGTCCTACGACACTTTCTGCGTTATTAAGTAGCCTTAATATGGGTTTCAGAACTTTGGCAGTACAAAAGAAAAGTAGCGAAGTTTGGAAGGTTTTAGAAGAGGTAAAAACAGAGTTTGTTAAATTCGAAGATCACTTAGAAAAAGTTCATAAGCAAATAAGTTCAGCTGCAAATTCTATTGATCATCTTAAAAATACTAGAACAAATGCAATAATTAGAAAGCTTAAAGATGTTGGTACTCTTGAAATAGAGGAAAGTACTTTAAATTTGGAGGAAGTATTAAGCTAG
- a CDS encoding helicase-related protein, protein MSSPSNVEDQISDIRNKILSNNEIQKLRSHNLWTDLSDRIVEGGFYYRTAEHSAQQSSTRLDEYVELFKTGDINVLNCSTTMEMGVDIGGVSAVVMNNVPPHPANYLQRAGRAGRRNESRAIAYTLCKSDPHNQRAFLNSKWPFVTEIPAPSITLSSKRIVERHVNSLLLSTYLRTCTDNNGDRMKLTVSWFYKGNNSNCKGYKDWLRNCNNDIGLNIRELIFGTVLQSKHLNIILNDSIIYIETLEERWINDFNKINSKIESVEKSKDADQQAYKKALEFELKNHESEYLLRELSTRGYLPVYGFPTNVVNLNTYNIADFKYQEKKKIINSREDSMFDYKEQPSRSLEIAIREYAPGSQIVIDGRVYTSHGVNLNWKSQKINISWSCPNCGQTGIVEKFYSNNEVYCSNCNKEIPNEKIKKYLRPLGFRTDFFTPTTNDVSSQKFIKMDKPKVQLDGIQLALPDYRCGFIRYGDGGKVLYQSSGEFNKGFAICFQCGKAESMTKNGELPSSLKLGTEHRPLGGIAPSGKDIKCSAEHVIKDLNLGFHINTDVIEIILRNPLIENSWLSDSPEDKIITTTLSVAIRDSIADYLGVLSTEMGFNTRAEKDIDTGVTRTVIQIYDNASGGAGFCTTALEDINNILRNAFNKLNCPANCENVCSHCLAAGDSRIERSELDRKLTLEWVERTKILNYLTTSNDFDTLENPRYCSYGPIPYIENSLRNNSNDKIKDIYVYLNSDSDEFDLMNPNFINKLLLWKLEYSLNLNLVFSENYNFKKIESNIIRRFIDNEVTFYTHTSNAHNCFISVSIESELNSYNLYSNNENSNIPGEFWLNSNEPATWVSTTISVSADLVEIDIPEIKNEANANIINVIRELDGPTYNMKNKLHNLFKEHASTFYNKMTTNNIIEVSYSDRYLRSPWSILLLGNLLEAIIGKNKPKIHIETSMNYRGAGECNFLDNDWSNQSYLEKVANNWLFEKLDTNVHFTVIDQRNLPHGRVLTITWDNNTKTEIIFDQGVGAWKPSYTDRELKYFPFHSDIQKQIIELKERDKKVYLRRYEEWPTYITVK, encoded by the coding sequence CTGTCATCTCCATCAAATGTTGAAGATCAGATTTCTGATATTCGAAATAAAATATTAAGTAATAATGAGATTCAGAAACTAAGAAGTCATAATTTATGGACTGACCTTAGTGATAGAATAGTAGAAGGGGGCTTTTATTATAGAACGGCAGAGCATTCTGCCCAGCAATCTTCTACAAGATTAGATGAATATGTGGAACTATTTAAAACTGGGGATATCAATGTACTTAATTGTTCCACAACTATGGAAATGGGAGTTGATATAGGTGGTGTATCAGCAGTTGTAATGAATAATGTTCCACCACATCCTGCAAATTATTTACAAAGAGCTGGGCGAGCAGGTAGAAGGAATGAATCACGAGCCATTGCATATACTCTTTGTAAATCAGATCCCCACAATCAAAGAGCTTTTTTAAACTCTAAATGGCCCTTTGTAACAGAAATACCTGCACCTTCTATAACACTTAGTTCAAAACGAATAGTAGAAAGGCATGTTAACTCTTTACTCCTATCTACATACCTAAGAACTTGCACAGATAATAATGGTGATAGGATGAAGTTGACTGTTTCATGGTTTTATAAAGGTAATAATTCAAATTGTAAAGGATATAAAGATTGGCTAAGAAATTGTAACAATGATATTGGGCTAAATATTCGTGAATTAATTTTTGGAACGGTTTTACAATCAAAACATTTAAATATTATTTTAAATGATTCAATAATATATATAGAAACATTGGAAGAAAGATGGATTAATGATTTCAATAAAATTAATTCAAAAATAGAAAGTGTAGAAAAAAGTAAAGATGCTGATCAACAAGCTTACAAAAAAGCACTAGAGTTTGAATTAAAAAATCATGAAAGTGAATATCTTCTTAGAGAGCTTTCAACAAGAGGTTATCTTCCTGTCTATGGATTCCCAACTAATGTAGTTAATTTAAATACTTACAATATAGCTGATTTTAAATATCAAGAAAAGAAAAAGATAATTAACTCCCGGGAAGATAGTATGTTCGACTATAAAGAACAACCATCTAGAAGTCTAGAAATAGCTATAAGAGAATATGCACCTGGTTCTCAGATTGTTATTGATGGAAGGGTTTATACATCCCATGGTGTAAATTTAAACTGGAAATCACAAAAAATAAATATTTCATGGAGTTGTCCTAATTGTGGTCAGACCGGAATAGTTGAAAAATTCTATAGTAATAATGAAGTATATTGCTCAAATTGTAATAAAGAGATTCCTAACGAAAAAATAAAAAAATATTTAAGACCACTAGGTTTTAGAACAGATTTTTTTACACCTACAACAAACGATGTAAGTAGTCAGAAATTTATTAAAATGGATAAACCAAAGGTTCAGTTAGATGGAATCCAATTAGCATTACCTGATTACAGATGTGGTTTTATTCGTTATGGAGATGGTGGAAAAGTTTTATATCAATCTTCAGGAGAGTTTAATAAAGGGTTTGCTATCTGTTTTCAATGTGGAAAAGCAGAATCTATGACAAAAAATGGAGAATTACCTTCATCTTTGAAATTAGGAACAGAACATAGACCTTTAGGTGGAATAGCTCCTTCTGGTAAAGATATAAAATGTAGTGCAGAGCATGTTATTAAAGATTTAAATTTAGGATTTCATATAAATACAGATGTTATTGAAATAATTCTACGAAATCCATTAATCGAAAATTCATGGCTTTCTGACAGTCCTGAAGATAAAATAATAACAACTACTTTGTCTGTTGCTATTAGAGATTCAATTGCTGACTATCTAGGAGTTTTAAGTACAGAAATGGGATTTAATACAAGGGCTGAAAAGGATATTGATACAGGAGTAACACGAACTGTAATTCAGATTTATGATAATGCAAGTGGTGGAGCTGGTTTTTGTACAACTGCACTTGAAGATATCAATAATATTCTTAGAAATGCTTTTAATAAATTAAATTGCCCGGCAAATTGCGAAAATGTATGTTCACATTGTTTAGCTGCTGGTGATAGTAGAATAGAAAGAAGTGAATTAGACAGGAAACTAACTCTCGAGTGGGTAGAAAGAACAAAAATACTTAATTACTTAACAACTTCAAATGATTTCGATACACTAGAGAATCCAAGGTATTGCTCCTATGGCCCCATTCCTTATATAGAAAATTCATTAAGGAATAACTCTAATGACAAAATTAAAGATATCTATGTATATCTAAATTCAGATAGTGATGAATTTGATCTTATGAACCCTAATTTTATTAACAAATTATTGTTATGGAAATTAGAGTATAGTCTTAACTTGAATCTTGTTTTTTCGGAAAATTACAATTTTAAAAAAATAGAATCAAATATTATTAGAAGGTTTATAGACAATGAAGTGACATTTTATACACACACGAGCAACGCTCATAATTGTTTTATTTCAGTATCAATAGAATCTGAATTAAATAGCTATAATTTATATTCAAATAATGAAAATTCTAACATTCCAGGAGAGTTCTGGTTAAACTCTAATGAACCTGCTACATGGGTTAGTACAACTATCAGTGTCTCTGCAGATCTAGTAGAAATAGATATACCTGAAATAAAAAATGAAGCAAATGCAAACATTATTAATGTTATTAGAGAGCTAGATGGTCCCACTTATAATATGAAGAATAAGCTACACAATTTATTCAAAGAACATGCTTCAACTTTTTATAATAAAATGACAACTAATAACATTATTGAAGTTAGCTATAGTGATAGGTATTTAAGGTCTCCTTGGTCAATATTATTACTTGGTAACCTTCTTGAAGCAATAATTGGAAAAAATAAACCTAAAATACATATTGAGACATCGATGAATTACAGAGGCGCTGGTGAATGCAATTTCTTAGATAATGATTGGAGTAATCAGAGTTACTTAGAAAAAGTAGCCAACAACTGGTTGTTTGAAAAATTAGATACAAATGTGCATTTTACTGTAATCGATCAGAGAAATTTACCCCATGGTCGAGTTTTAACAATTACATGGGATAATAATACAAAAACTGAGATCATTTTTGATCAGGGTGTGGGTGCCTGGAAACCTAGTTATACCGATAGAGAATTAAAATACTTTCCATTTCATTCTGATATACAAAAACAGATAATAGAATTAAAAGAGAGGGATAAAAAAGTATACTTAAGACGATATGAAGAGTGGCCAACTTATATAACAGTTAAATGA
- a CDS encoding DEAD/DEAH box helicase, translated as MAFYKKLILQSLSRTKEATLSMLGISNSGLREHLSEEMSNNLGDENCFLSKPVIEHTFGWKQGTQSFKDLGGKLLSNEIVTTLENAKTYSFKSDMMPYEHQIKAWETLSHKTPKSIVVTTGTGSGKTECFMIPILQDLIREHKEIKQPLIGVRALFLYPLNALINSQQERLNAWTNDYGSNIRFCLYNGKTLENEFKVRKEQKNIAPNQILSRELLRKEPSPILMTNATMLEYMLVRQVDNPILEISKNAKSLRWIVLDEAHTYVGSQAAEISLLLRRVVQAFGKKSKEIRFVATSATIAGEGATEKLRLYLSNLAGVLINQVEVITGSRTWPLLKSNKEMNSLSLLELKGIDRDKEISVDRYSSLEKSTIAYSIRDSILSSLRPLTIDEIKTFQENRGCSISEMNILEWIDLMTGTKKTEYDPPFLKIRMHLFQRMFHGLWSCIDPKCNCKSQHLSDWGFGNVYVNQKSRCFCGAPVYEVGFCNDCNEPHLIVEDKKGKLIQQSQFTEDEFSLSDEIYDESNTDEPSMKTPGNKLIIAPYYSLNDSYQKISFNTDTMEIGSLLGTNRIDIKFIDESMSLCSKCEFSNTDKGFMRFAYLGAPFYIANAVPTVLEYCPDADQKESKDRTPEELPGRGRKLITFTDSRQGTARMAVRMQQEAERSKLRGLVFEILRNAQSKRIITDPLRNDEGYTYDQLMKLHDDLKSIDKNMSEDFKNKALNIKDNSKEYIPAIIIWDDMVHKLSSLNDIKRSILRYNKYANPMFFSDNDSGKSMARLLLTREFSRRPKNQNSLESLGIVKVGYRNLDTISTSPLFWESTSVTKLNDENKEYVVALTLKDWLDFLKVTLDFFVRESSYIRIDDNTKQWMGSKFYPKDFLPPKSESKDSTQHKKWPKYKQGQANRLVKLLEEATGLDKKNPEDKDKINSWLEHAWIDLVDKTKIISQFMPNYSLDLDSMTFSLPNEAWICPVTNRLLDTTFCGLTPYLPNNRKGRSYFVKKLSFQTLYLCHLHQMLKIRFLIFEIKY; from the coding sequence GTGGCATTTTATAAAAAATTGATATTACAAAGTCTTTCTAGAACAAAAGAAGCTACATTAAGCATGCTTGGTATTAGTAATTCTGGCCTTAGAGAACACTTATCAGAAGAAATGTCAAATAATCTAGGTGATGAGAATTGTTTTCTATCAAAGCCAGTTATTGAGCATACATTTGGATGGAAGCAGGGTACTCAATCATTTAAAGATTTAGGTGGAAAACTATTATCAAATGAAATAGTAACAACGTTAGAAAATGCAAAAACATATAGTTTTAAATCCGATATGATGCCGTATGAGCATCAGATAAAAGCCTGGGAAACACTTTCTCATAAAACTCCAAAATCAATTGTTGTTACAACTGGTACAGGTTCTGGAAAAACAGAGTGTTTTATGATTCCTATATTACAGGATTTAATACGGGAACACAAAGAAATTAAACAGCCATTAATAGGAGTTAGAGCTCTTTTTTTATATCCGTTAAATGCGCTAATTAATTCACAACAAGAAAGACTTAACGCCTGGACAAATGATTATGGTAGCAACATTAGATTTTGTTTATATAATGGGAAGACTCTAGAAAATGAATTTAAGGTTAGAAAAGAGCAAAAAAATATTGCTCCCAATCAAATTTTATCTAGGGAGTTATTAAGAAAAGAACCAAGCCCAATATTAATGACAAATGCGACAATGTTAGAGTATATGCTTGTTAGACAAGTGGATAACCCCATTTTAGAAATATCAAAGAATGCAAAATCACTTAGATGGATTGTATTAGATGAAGCACATACATATGTTGGTTCTCAAGCTGCAGAAATCTCTCTACTATTAAGGAGAGTCGTACAGGCCTTTGGTAAAAAATCTAAAGAAATAAGGTTTGTCGCTACTTCTGCAACAATTGCAGGGGAAGGAGCTACTGAAAAGCTTAGATTATACTTATCTAATTTAGCTGGAGTTCTTATTAATCAAGTAGAAGTTATTACCGGCTCAAGAACATGGCCATTATTAAAAAGTAATAAAGAAATGAATAGCCTTAGTCTTTTAGAATTAAAAGGTATAGACAGGGATAAAGAAATCTCTGTAGATAGATATAGCTCATTAGAAAAATCTACAATTGCATACAGTATAAGAGATAGTATTTTAAGTAGTTTAAGACCTCTGACAATTGATGAAATTAAAACATTCCAAGAAAATAGGGGTTGTTCTATTTCTGAAATGAATATTTTAGAGTGGATAGATCTCATGACTGGGACAAAAAAAACAGAATATGACCCTCCATTTCTAAAAATTAGAATGCATCTTTTTCAAAGAATGTTTCATGGCCTTTGGAGTTGCATAGATCCAAAATGTAATTGTAAAAGTCAGCATTTATCAGATTGGGGTTTTGGGAATGTTTATGTTAATCAGAAAAGTCGATGTTTTTGTGGTGCTCCAGTATATGAAGTTGGATTTTGTAATGACTGTAATGAACCCCATTTGATCGTAGAGGATAAAAAAGGAAAGCTAATACAACAGAGTCAGTTTACTGAAGATGAATTCTCATTATCAGATGAAATTTATGATGAATCTAATACAGATGAACCGAGTATGAAAACTCCTGGAAATAAGTTGATAATCGCACCATATTATTCCTTAAATGATTCTTATCAAAAGATTAGTTTTAATACGGATACAATGGAAATAGGTTCTTTACTGGGAACTAATAGAATAGATATTAAATTTATAGATGAATCAATGAGTTTGTGTTCAAAATGTGAGTTTTCTAATACAGATAAAGGTTTTATGCGTTTTGCTTATTTAGGAGCACCATTTTACATAGCTAATGCTGTGCCTACCGTTTTAGAGTACTGTCCTGATGCAGATCAAAAAGAAAGTAAGGATAGAACCCCAGAAGAATTACCAGGCAGAGGACGTAAATTAATAACATTCACGGATAGTAGACAAGGAACGGCTAGAATGGCTGTACGTATGCAACAGGAAGCTGAAAGATCAAAGCTTAGGGGATTAGTTTTTGAAATATTAAGAAATGCTCAAAGTAAAAGGATAATTACTGATCCTTTACGGAATGATGAAGGTTATACCTATGATCAACTAATGAAACTTCATGACGATCTTAAATCAATAGATAAAAACATGTCTGAAGATTTTAAAAATAAGGCATTAAATATAAAAGATAATTCAAAAGAATATATCCCTGCCATAATTATATGGGATGACATGGTTCATAAACTCTCAAGTTTAAATGATATAAAAAGATCTATTCTTAGATACAATAAATATGCAAATCCAATGTTTTTCTCAGACAATGATAGCGGGAAATCAATGGCAAGGTTATTGTTAACTCGAGAGTTTTCAAGAAGACCAAAAAATCAAAACAGTTTAGAGTCTTTAGGAATTGTAAAAGTTGGCTATAGAAATTTAGATACTATATCAACTTCTCCACTATTTTGGGAATCGACCTCCGTAACCAAATTAAATGATGAAAACAAAGAGTATGTTGTAGCACTAACACTTAAAGATTGGTTAGATTTTCTAAAAGTAACATTAGATTTTTTTGTTCGGGAAAGTAGTTATATTCGTATAGACGATAATACAAAACAGTGGATGGGAAGTAAATTCTATCCCAAAGATTTTTTACCTCCTAAAAGTGAATCTAAAGATAGCACACAACACAAAAAATGGCCCAAATACAAACAAGGTCAAGCGAATAGGCTTGTTAAACTTCTTGAAGAAGCTACAGGTTTAGATAAAAAAAATCCTGAGGATAAAGACAAAATTAATAGCTGGCTTGAACATGCATGGATAGATTTAGTAGATAAAACAAAAATAATTAGCCAATTTATGCCAAACTACTCATTAGATTTAGATTCAATGACATTTTCTTTACCAAATGAAGCCTGGATATGTCCTGTAACTAATAGATTATTAGATACCACTTTTTGTGGTTTAACACCATATCTACCTAATAACAGAAAAGGACGAAGTTATTTTGTGAAAAAGTTAAGCTTCCAAACTTTGTATCTCTGTCATCTCCATCAAATGTTGAAGATCAGATTTCTGATATTCGAAATAAAATATTAA
- a CDS encoding STY4851/ECs_5259 family protein, producing the protein MNILYESPSPKTWLNQFLEKRQLQKPDGKLLFRYQVTKEEYNRIPQILNEHLPSKNEEYFFRSWAALFCLFVSEYYRRDYDKSWSWSTIENVIRCNLKQNDRAKAVEIGLNEYWKRPIRTRGLNGKDRDLLGSLFLEGGLPWTLVQNPHTGFGRIVNRGIKEFHKTLNGNTDITQIIDGYSHYLPNAHQDKDTLNLLAGIVDSLMMIVRSSKLKDHENIIEYLDRYSPDWRSSFPLPIDEENATKLVSEWLLDAKKEHREKLIAEQNLFESSHYQVGKLSLWNIESQIVFPKSYKFDIDFSLLSTLRFEIYLYEGSTPRECLGTTYCEKLELSVQFKFPKNIVTIRRKKIDEELSIKLMTNGVLIKSITIEDSILDTSGPLIFENINNPDDIKIKLLSNASYNSPDDKLVIWQPRGWNVESINAKRVGIGNKFSIWVGIENNAIVKLKDDILNIKLNCNNNPLKLSLAGNCSILDTIPKITYHGLPRLINDQDNVSSYNDLKVYIDGCENKFWDGSISGKFSYVIKDNNGSTLLRKFIGVLPKDFKMKIVPDFRNINAILEVWGINDDELFILGDNISSIEIDSEISKKFILRQLDSERTPLFEIKLKSINCNNPIYIKCSYPVLGASVFDENGVRIKSNNIALNELLGKYLYLNSTTDSIETFDLELELISKKHKFNPRINTSYKVSNETVKVSLFSLKSEFLQILSTTDDQDAYIKLLVHIKSKKILELNIRRYKGYVQLYNDNFEIIDLDNKYSLAKFKPIAIQLSDPKINDNILPEILSEDVATGYYSLRPIMSKEGPWLIIPADSDSPQFRPKLFLPENNYVLSSNAETLERAAKVYHPIDNPYVIDKVINSMANNYNHKSWNYIYYLKENFQYIHLNAFESWLSLSRNIDALVTFFYRIDCNLDFCNKLRDELSVVWESIPLNKWIDGYHNFISWQVRNGDFSEELIKRLGLNKIEVLKKVISGIQFIEDFIIHKINEPLKFSVCKSLEIMYQNLRRDHMEDRWPVGLNDELLFWANKNLDIVEINTSKTHFSNSVTYLPMFMARVTMGDAKLEDLGVTLNKLKFYIYKISDFDNSWYSSVYSMMLSVLVNSKYSINGENSGIL; encoded by the coding sequence ATGAATATACTTTATGAAAGTCCAAGTCCAAAAACATGGTTAAACCAGTTTCTCGAAAAAAGGCAACTACAAAAACCAGATGGAAAATTATTGTTTCGGTATCAAGTAACGAAAGAAGAATATAATAGGATACCTCAAATCCTTAATGAACATTTACCAAGTAAAAATGAAGAATACTTCTTTAGAAGTTGGGCTGCACTTTTTTGCCTTTTTGTTTCTGAATATTATCGGCGTGATTATGATAAAAGCTGGTCATGGAGCACTATTGAAAATGTTATTAGATGTAATTTAAAACAAAATGATAGAGCTAAAGCAGTTGAAATTGGTTTAAATGAATATTGGAAAAGGCCTATTAGAACAAGAGGGCTTAATGGAAAAGATAGAGACCTCCTCGGCTCTCTTTTCTTAGAAGGTGGCCTTCCGTGGACACTTGTACAAAATCCACATACAGGTTTTGGGCGAATAGTTAACAGAGGAATTAAAGAATTTCATAAAACTTTAAATGGTAATACCGACATTACTCAAATAATTGATGGGTATAGTCACTATTTACCTAATGCTCATCAAGATAAAGATACATTAAATCTTCTAGCAGGTATTGTAGATAGTTTAATGATGATTGTAAGAAGTAGTAAACTAAAAGATCATGAAAATATAATTGAATATTTAGATAGATACTCTCCAGACTGGCGTTCATCTTTTCCTTTACCTATTGATGAAGAAAATGCAACAAAACTCGTATCTGAATGGCTTTTAGATGCAAAAAAAGAGCATAGAGAAAAGTTGATAGCGGAGCAAAATCTGTTTGAATCGAGTCATTATCAGGTAGGTAAATTATCACTTTGGAATATTGAATCACAAATTGTATTTCCTAAAAGTTATAAGTTTGATATAGACTTTAGTTTATTATCAACTTTAAGGTTTGAAATATATCTATACGAAGGATCGACACCAAGAGAGTGTTTAGGAACTACTTATTGTGAAAAACTAGAATTAAGTGTTCAGTTTAAATTTCCAAAGAATATTGTAACAATCAGAAGAAAAAAAATCGACGAAGAGCTGAGCATTAAACTAATGACAAATGGAGTACTTATAAAGAGTATAACAATCGAAGATAGTATTTTAGATACTTCAGGGCCATTAATATTCGAAAATATTAATAATCCAGATGATATTAAAATAAAGCTTCTTTCAAATGCTAGTTATAATTCTCCAGATGATAAATTAGTAATTTGGCAACCAAGAGGTTGGAATGTTGAATCTATAAATGCGAAAAGAGTTGGAATAGGAAATAAATTCTCTATTTGGGTAGGTATTGAAAATAATGCTATAGTTAAATTAAAGGATGATATCTTGAATATAAAACTTAATTGTAATAATAATCCTTTAAAATTGTCACTTGCAGGTAACTGTAGCATATTAGATACCATTCCTAAAATTACTTATCATGGGCTGCCTCGACTAATAAACGATCAAGACAACGTTTCTAGTTATAATGATCTTAAGGTCTACATAGATGGCTGTGAAAATAAATTTTGGGACGGTTCGATCTCAGGGAAATTCTCTTATGTTATAAAGGATAATAATGGATCGACTTTATTACGTAAATTTATAGGTGTACTTCCTAAAGATTTTAAAATGAAAATTGTTCCTGATTTTAGAAATATCAATGCTATTTTAGAAGTTTGGGGCATTAATGATGATGAGCTGTTTATTTTAGGTGATAATATCTCTTCAATAGAGATAGATTCTGAAATAAGCAAGAAGTTTATACTTAGGCAACTAGATTCAGAGAGGACTCCTCTTTTTGAAATAAAATTGAAGAGTATAAACTGTAACAACCCAATTTATATAAAATGTTCTTACCCTGTCTTAGGAGCCTCTGTTTTTGATGAAAATGGAGTCCGAATAAAATCAAATAATATCGCTTTAAATGAGCTTTTAGGGAAGTATTTGTACCTTAATTCTACCACAGATAGTATTGAAACATTTGATCTTGAATTAGAATTAATTTCTAAAAAACATAAATTCAACCCAAGAATTAACACCAGCTATAAAGTATCAAATGAAACTGTTAAAGTAAGTCTCTTTAGTCTAAAATCTGAATTCCTACAAATCCTTTCCACAACGGATGACCAAGACGCATATATTAAATTATTAGTCCATATTAAGTCCAAAAAAATCCTCGAATTAAATATAAGGAGATATAAGGGTTATGTGCAGTTATACAATGATAATTTTGAAATTATAGATCTTGATAATAAATACTCTCTTGCGAAGTTTAAACCAATAGCAATTCAGCTCTCAGATCCTAAAATAAACGATAATATATTGCCTGAAATACTATCTGAGGACGTAGCTACGGGTTACTATTCTCTTCGACCAATAATGAGTAAAGAAGGACCATGGTTAATTATTCCGGCTGATTCAGACTCTCCTCAATTTAGGCCTAAGCTTTTTCTACCAGAAAATAATTATGTCTTATCCTCAAATGCAGAGACATTAGAAAGAGCTGCGAAAGTATATCACCCAATAGATAATCCATACGTTATTGATAAAGTTATAAATTCCATGGCAAATAATTATAATCATAAGAGCTGGAATTATATTTATTACTTAAAAGAAAACTTTCAATATATACATTTAAATGCCTTTGAATCATGGCTCTCTTTATCAAGAAACATAGATGCCCTTGTTACTTTTTTTTATAGAATTGATTGTAATTTAGATTTCTGTAATAAGTTAAGGGATGAACTATCCGTTGTTTGGGAATCTATACCATTAAATAAGTGGATAGATGGATATCACAATTTTATTAGTTGGCAGGTTCGTAATGGTGATTTCTCTGAAGAATTGATAAAAAGATTAGGTTTAAATAAGATTGAAGTTTTAAAAAAGGTTATTAGTGGAATACAATTTATAGAAGATTTTATTATTCATAAAATAAATGAACCTCTAAAATTCTCTGTTTGTAAATCATTAGAGATAATGTATCAAAATTTAAGAAGAGATCACATGGAAGATAGATGGCCTGTGGGATTGAATGATGAATTATTATTTTGGGCAAACAAAAATCTTGATATCGTTGAGATTAATACTTCAAAAACACACTTTAGCAATTCTGTTACCTACTTACCTATGTTCATGGCACGTGTAACCATGGGTGATGCGAAATTAGAAGACTTAGGCGTAACATTAAATAAGCTTAAATTCTATATCTACAAGATATCTGATTTTGATAATAGTTGGTATTCATCAGTTTATTCCATGATGTTATCAGTTTTAGTTAATAGTAAATATTCTATAAATGGAGAAAATAGTGGCATTTTATAA